One segment of Anastrepha obliqua isolate idAnaObli1 chromosome 3, idAnaObli1_1.0, whole genome shotgun sequence DNA contains the following:
- the LOC129240170 gene encoding rho GTPase-activating protein 68F isoform X2 — protein sequence MVDDFVLTEGEEIEPAEIVNPLEDDFEDQLREELSESIVNVKNICDFLGTDKQGRHIFAIYASRFPEKSQMEKFICDVIKEIEPFVENDYILVYFHQGLRKDSKPSAQLLWNSYTELNRNFRKNLKNLYVVHPTLFIRFVWKFFSPFISDKFRQKLVYISSLDELRQALGLSKIKVPDSVCDFDEQLNLRGRSYSGSFGYGHGSGSSSAGRQMANTTQFGAPLKFIVTNSPCLNSIPPIVRKCVDSLSMTGMIDTEGIFRRSGNHTEIIALKERVNRGEDLDLSKTNVHVIAGLLKSFLRDLSEPLLTFELYDDITSFLDWPKEERSRNVTQLIREKLPEENYELFKYLVEFLVRVMECEDLNKMTSSNLAIVFGPNFLWSNRNNTTLEDIRPINAFIDFVLQNHKNIYLIDVNQRHTSID from the exons ATGGTTGATGATTTTGTGTTGACTGAAG ggGAGGAGATCGAGCCAGCAGAAATAGTAAATCCATTGGAAGACGATTTTGAAGATCAGTTGAGAGAG GAACTGTCGGAAAGTATTGTAAACgttaaaaatatatgcgatTTTCTTGGAACTGACAAGCAGGGCAGacatatttttgcaatttatgcTTCACGATTTCCAGAGAAATCACAAATGGAAAAATTCATCTG TGATGTTATAAAAGAAATTGAACCATTTGTGGAAAATGATTACATTCTCGTCTACTTTCATCAAGGCCTAAGGAAGGATAGCAAACCTTCTGCGCAATTGCTGTGGAATTCATATACAGAATTGAATCGCAATTTTCGCAAGAATCTCAAAAATTTATACGTTGTGCATCCCACATTATTTATACGCTTTGTATGGAAATTTTTTAGTCCATTCATCAGCGACAAGTTTCGTCAAAAACTTGTATATATATCTAGTTTGGATGAATTACGCCAAGCATTGGGTCTATCAAAGATAAAAGTACCAGATAGTGTCTGTGATTTTGATGAACAGTTAAACCTTCGTGGTAGAAGCTATTCGGGCAGCTTTGGCTACGGCCACGGCAGTGGAAGCAGCAGCGCAGGAAGACAAATGGCCAATACAACACAATTTGGCGCACcacttaaatttattgtaaccAATAGTCCATGTTTAAACTCCATACCACCAATAGTACGCAAATGTGTGGACTCGCTTTCTATGACCGGTATGATCGACACAGAGGGCATATTTCGTCGGTCAGGCAATCATACCGAAATAATTGCATTAAAGGAACGTGTGAATCGTGGCGAAGACTTGGATTTGTCAAAAACCAATGTGCACGTAATTGCCGGCTTGTTAAAAAGTTTTCTACGCGATCTCAGCGAACCTTTACTCACTTTCGAGCTATACGATGACATTACGAGTTTCTTAG ATTGGCCAAAAGAGGAGCGATCACGTAATGTGACGCAGCTAATTAGAGAAAAGTTACCTGAAGAAAACTATGAGCTTTTCAAGTACTTAGTAGAGTTTCTAGTCCGC GTTATGGAATGTGAGGACCTAAACAAAATGACATCTTCGAATTTGGCTATTGTATTTGGTCCAAACTTTCTGTGGTCGAACAGGAATAACACCACCCTGGAGGATATCCGACCTATAAATGCGTTCATTGACTTTGTGCTGCAAAACCACAAAAACATTTATCTGATCGATGTCAACCAACGCCATACATCCATCGATTGA
- the LOC129240167 gene encoding protein KRI1 homolog translates to MSKNLFDGSDESDGEELQLSTNKEYAKSYNDFRKKELLKKFKDRGYDVDSESSSDSETSSDENEVVDQNFDKEFLKTLASLKSKDPAIYDKNTTFFQALNRDTESDGGTENNIQIDKRSKPVTLKDYERQIILEKGGKFEDDSDEEVPKRATSPTFAEEERNLKEEFKKVINTSDLDENEEEDAFGGIFKKRNKTTEEQEKEDADYLKWLAGKKDDIEDTIKETLEPLKNYWSNNKLPQSERFLRDFILNKGYADTKSSDIPTYDEIIGDNQPLSEDEKELEKQAEFEQKFNFRFEEPDADFIKRYPRTIEQSVRQSDDRRKQKRQEVKERKKHEKEQKMKELDMVKEMKRKEIEEKIRKIKLVTGNEELGFKDEELEDDFDPEAHDKRMQEIFNDEFYEVDEGEEKPDCPSDIDELKIEDWDNFDPNEEDGEYFNDPHCEDEDFNMDCDYDPESSKEQLQKELIENTKKRKGRKGRKSEFKEMIKAVKPAFDPEDEKTYEEYIDEYYKLDCEDMIGDIPCRFKYVETTPNDFGLTIEEILLAKNKELNQWASLKKTIQIRPEHLEKKDQRLYKLKAKNEALKRKVFKSLYGEGSDEDEGEEGKQNVQNLNEQSETVVTSIVNQGEGDGSNTKANKKKKRKMQTVELSNETSESAENFETADNKSNLMDNAPTQSNGSVAAPVDIETKSKRKRKKRKAKTNSDEITSKCSPATTPGSQVNSSSQKKSNINNNKTNPFRTNQHTNTNDQSSTKSTTSSIENATNDAQFSKSRPLKPNPFQGNQKNIKKGTLHAISEKKNKHFVANKVQKRKSQPNQRKFDKNSKSTNGGANISDERLKAYGINPRKFHKKQRYGKPQN, encoded by the exons ATGAGTAAAAATCTATTTGACGGATCAGATGAAAGCGATGGCGAGGAGCTGCAATTAAGTACCAATAAGGAATACGCAAAATCTTACAACGATTTTCGAAAAAAGGAACTGCTGAAGAAAT TCAAGGATCGTGGTTATGATGTTGACTCGGAATCAAGTAGTGACAGCGAAACTTCGTCAGATGAAAATGAAGTGGTTGATCAGAACTTCGATAAAGAATTCTTGAAAACTTTGGCATCATTGAAGAGCAAAGACCCAGCGATCTACGATAAAAATACGACCTTCTTTCAGGCATTAAATAGGGACACGGAAAGTGATGGAGGAactgaaaataatatacaaatagaTAAACGAAGTAAACCAGTAACATTAAAGGATTATGAGCGTCAAATAATATTAGAAAAAGGCGGAAAATTTGAAGACG ATTCTGATGAAGAAGTCCCGAAAAGAGCTACGTCACCCACATTTGCAGAAGAGGAGCGCAATCTGaaggaagaatttaaaaaagtgaTTAATACAAGTGATTTAgatgaaaatgaggaagaagatgCCTTTgggggaattttcaaaaaacgcaACAAAACCACAGAGGAACAAGAAAAAGAGGATGCAGATTATTTGAAATGGTTGGCTGGTAAAAAAGATGACATTGAAGACACAATTAAAGAAACGCTTGAACCCCTTAAAAACTATTGGAGTAATAATAAATTACCTCAGAGTGAACGTTTTTTGAGAGACTTCATTTTAAACAAAGG TTATGCCGACACGAAATCCTctgatatacctacatatgatgAAATCATAGGGGATAATCAACCTTTGTCGGAAGATGAAAAAGAACTTGAAAAACAGGCggaatttgaacaaaaattcaattttcgcTTCGAAGAACCCGACGCTGATTTCATAAAACGCTACCCGAGAACCATTGAACAGTCCGTGCGGCAATCAGATGATCGACGAAAGCAAAAGCGGCAAGAAGTGAAGGAGCGTAAAAAGcatgaaaaagaacaaaaaatgaaagaattgGATATGGTTAAGGAAATGAAACGAAAAGAGATTGAAGAAAAAATACGTAAGATTAAACTGGTCACTGGGAATGAGGAACTCGGATTTAAAGATGAGGAACTTGAAGATGATTTCGACCCAGAAGCACATGATAAGCGTATGCAAGAGATATTCAATGATGAATTTTACGAGGTCGATGAAGGTGAAGAAAAACCAGATTGCCCCTCAGATATTGATGAATTAAAGATTGAGGACTGGGATAACTTCGACCCAAATGAGGAAGATGGCGAATATTTTAATGATCCGCATTGTGAAGATGAAGATTTTAACATGGACTGTGATTATGATCCTGAGTCATCCAAAGAGCAACTACAAAAAGAACTTATCGAAAACACAAAGAAGAGAAAAGGACGCAAAGGTCGTAAAAGTGAATTCAAGGAAATGATAAAGGCCGTAAAGCCAGCATTTGATCCAGAAGATGAGAAAACCTATGAAGAATATATTGATGAATACTACAAGTTGGATTGTGAAGATATGATTGGTGATATTCCATGTCGCTTCAAGTATGTAGAAACAACACCGAACGATTTTGGTCTCACTATAGAGGAG ATCCTCTTAGCTAAAAACAAGGAGCTGAATCAATGGGCGAGtttgaaaaaaactattcaaatccGTCCAGAACATTTGGAGAAAAAGGATCAAAGATTGTACAAACTGAAGGCAAAAAATGAAGCACTGAAACGCAAAGTATTCAAAAGTTTATACGGTGAAGG ATCCGATGAGGATGAAGGCGAGGAGGGAAAgcaaaatgtgcaaaatttaaaTGAGCAATCAGAAACAGTTGTTACAAGTATAGTAAATCAAGGGGAAGGTGATGGAAGCAACAcaaaggcaaataaaaagaaaaaacgcaaAATGCAAACAGTAGAATTAAGCAATGAAACATCTGAAAGCGCCGAAAATTTCGAAACGGCAGACAACAAATCTAACTTAATGGATAATGCACCAACGCAAAGTAACGGATCAGTTGCTGCCCCTGTAGACATAGAAACCAAAAGTAAAAGGAAGCGGAAGAAGCGTAAAGCTAAGACTAATTCAGATGAAATTACGTCGAAATGCTCACCAGCTACTACACCAGGTTCACAAGTGAATTCCAGTAGCCAGAAGAAAAGCaacataaataacaataaaacaaatccaTTTAGAACAAATCAACATACCAATACTAATGACCAATCTTCAACAAAAAGTACAACTTCTTCCATTGAAAACGCAACAAATGATGCACAATTTAGCAAATCGAGACCATTAAAGCCAAATCCTTTCCAAGGgaatcaaaaaaatatcaaaaagggCACTCTTCATGCAATTTCGGAGAAAAAGAACAAACATTTTGTGGCAAACAaagtgcagaaaagaaaaagtcagCCGAATCAAAGGAAATTCGATAAAAACTCTAAATCTACTAACGGTGGTGCAAATATTAGCGACGAACGTCTCAAAGCGTATGGCATTAATCCaagaaaattccataaaaaacaGAGATATGGAAAGCCTCAAAATTAG
- the LOC129240175 gene encoding NADH dehydrogenase [ubiquinone] 1 beta subcomplex subunit 5, mitochondrial, which produces MVSWSSFARPLTALAQYRNILQSPVCKNALQIQVRNAGHEHHHFTVQPSRFQWNKFKDLLHFYVMLGLIPITGIVLYTNIFIGPAQLAEIPEDYEPKHWEYHKHPISRFISRYIYPSPQQEYEKSLHHIYEENEKALLRSLEKEVKAKMAERNDYKAYYYRPAIAKYHRISKEAADELESIRGK; this is translated from the exons ATGGTGTCTTGGAGCAGCTTCGCACGCCCGTTAACGGCATTAGCACAATatcgaaatattttacaatcACCAGTGTGCAAGAATG CCTTGCAGATTCAGGTACGCAATGCCGGGCATGAACACCATCACTTTACAGTGCAACCTTCCCGTTTCCAGTGGAATAAATTCAAGGATTTACTGCacttctatgtaatgctaggcCTTATTCCTATTACAGGAATTGTGTTATACACTAACATTTTCATTGGTCCGGCCCAATTAGCGGAAATTCCAGAAGATTACGAACCAAAACATTGGGAATATCACAAG CACCCGATTTCCCGCTTCATCTCCCGTTATATTTATCCTTCCCCACAGCAGGAATACGAGAAGTCCTTACACCATATTTATGAGGAAAATGAAAAGGCTCTTTTGAG ATCTCTTGAGAAAGAAGTAAAGGCCAAGATGGCTGAGCGCAATGACTACAAAGCATACTACTACCGCCCTGCCATCGCCAAGTACCATAGAATTTCGAAAGAGGCTGCCGATGAATTGGAATCGATAAGGGGCAAATAA
- the LOC129240176 gene encoding autophagy protein 12-like translates to MADTEEIPITEKENSKICILLNATGNVPIIKKRKWTVDPNKTVSWIQKFIHQYLKLDASEQIFLYVNQTFAPAPDQIIKNLYECHGTNGQLVLYYCKNQAWG, encoded by the exons ATGGCAGATACTGAGGAGATACCTATAACTGAGAAGGAAAATTCAAaga TTTGTATTCTCTTGAACGCTACTGGGAATGTTCCAATAATTAAGAAACGCAAATGGACCGTAGATCCTAACAAAACAGTGAGCTGGATACAGAAGTTTATACACCAGTATCTAAAACTAGATGCCAGCGAACAAATT TTTCTTTATGTGAATCAGACTTTTGCGCCTGCACCTgaccaaattatcaaaaatctttACGAATGTCATGGAACTAATGGCCAACTTGTCCTTTATTATTGCAAAAATCAAGCCTGGGGTtga
- the LOC129240172 gene encoding cyclin-J has protein sequence MDNNKTPQALDCSYANLCCFSPEISFPGFGGGVNWAGTKTAITATTFDVSMYPQYLNSVQLFINQRNEESLWACDYSDDIFQTLRETELRRYALGFHSEQCGFRSTMLRLLKVATEVHKLARTTLHLALYLLDGFMDNYTIRTEKLNLTALTCLIIAAKIEEADINAPKFVDLNKLVGDVYTLDDFRKAEMRILMLFNFDLIRPTAATFAEYFANNIITLDDFHMYLQNWHGGILNESTPEIVPPLYRTYEEMATALSKLLFTLVDETLNYIKFVNARPSIIAASCIAAVRYFSFITPTWTSYLVKITECTQDMVEPCMEAIITLHNLQLSKVQAMLYAATKLSNAGATLCDSPESGFVSICDTKSESSEDESEHDEVEYSCSACPVLLGKRTHSAACNDESDEEQNNTSCTSSEYSLIGKRRRIVGSSGGVM, from the exons ATGGATAACAATAAAACACCACAGGCACTTGATTGTAGCTATGCTAATCTGTGTTGTTTTTCGCCTGAAATTTCTTTTCCGGGCTTTGGCGGTGGGGTTAACTGGGCAGGAACAAAAACAGCAATTACAGCGACGACTTTCGATGTGTCAATGTATCCACAATATTTGAACTCCGTTCAGTTATTTATAAACCAG CGTAATGAGGAATCATTATGGGCATGTGATTATTCTGACgatatttttcaaacattgCGTGAAACAGAATTGCGTCGATATGCCTTAGGTTTCCACTCAGAGCAATGCGGGTTTCGGTCAACAATGCTGCGTCTATTGAAAGTGGCTACAGAAGTGCATAAACTTGCGCGAACAACGCTTCATTTAG cGCTTTACTTGCTAGATGGTTTCATGGACAACTACACAATTCGAAccgaaaaattaaatctaactGCATTGACGTGCTTAATAATAGCTGCAAAAATTGAGGAAGCCGACATTAATGCACCAAAATTTGTTGATCTTAATAAGTTAGTGGGTGATGTTTACACTTTGGACGATTTCCGCAAAGCCGAAATGAGGATTTTAAtgctatttaattttgatttaattcggCCCACGGCAGCCACTTTCGCTGAGTACTTTGCCAATAATATAATAACTCTGGACGATTTTCACATGTACTTGCAAAACTGGCATGGCGGCATATTGAACGAGTCAACCCCTGAGATAGTACCACCACTTTATCGTACTTATGAAGAAATGGCTACTGCTTTAAGCAAATTACTGTTTACTCTTGTAGATGAGACTTTGAACT ATATAAAGTTCGTCAATGCTCGGCCTTCCATAATTGCTGCATCTTGTATTGCCGCTGTGCGGTATTTCTCCTTTATTACTCCCACTTGGACGTCTTACCTTGTAAAGATAACTGAATGTACGCAAGATATGGTTGAACCATGTATGGAGGCTATAATTACTTTGCATAATTTACAATTAAGTAAAGTGCAAGCAATGTTGTATGCAGCGACTAAACTATCAAATGCTGGAGCGACTCTGTGCGATAGTCCGGAGTCTGGTTTTGTATCTATATGCGATACGAAATCTGAGTCATCGGAGGATGAGAGTGAGCATGATGAAGTTGAGTATTCCTGTTCGGCATGTCCGGTATTGTTAGGTAAGAGAACGCATTCGGCGGCCTGCAATGATGAAAGTGACGAAGAACAAAATAATACTTCCTGCACGAGCTCCGAGTATTCATTGATAGGAAAACGTAGGAGAATAGTGGGTAGCAGTGGCGGTGTTATGTAG
- the LOC129240170 gene encoding rho GTPase-activating protein 68F isoform X1, translating into MDPAIGNIHTSRLPGPAINTVVENSDEPQPSLSDLHDFEPKLEFDDTELLSPAPLQKDVMVDDFVLTEGEEIEPAEIVNPLEDDFEDQLREELSESIVNVKNICDFLGTDKQGRHIFAIYASRFPEKSQMEKFICDVIKEIEPFVENDYILVYFHQGLRKDSKPSAQLLWNSYTELNRNFRKNLKNLYVVHPTLFIRFVWKFFSPFISDKFRQKLVYISSLDELRQALGLSKIKVPDSVCDFDEQLNLRGRSYSGSFGYGHGSGSSSAGRQMANTTQFGAPLKFIVTNSPCLNSIPPIVRKCVDSLSMTGMIDTEGIFRRSGNHTEIIALKERVNRGEDLDLSKTNVHVIAGLLKSFLRDLSEPLLTFELYDDITSFLDWPKEERSRNVTQLIREKLPEENYELFKYLVEFLVRVMECEDLNKMTSSNLAIVFGPNFLWSNRNNTTLEDIRPINAFIDFVLQNHKNIYLIDVNQRHTSID; encoded by the exons ATGGATCCCGCGATAGGAAATATCCATACTTCTCGTCTTCCTG GACCGGCGATAAATACAGTTGTCGAAAATTCAGATGAGCCTCAACCCAGTTTGTCGGATTTGCATGATTTTGAGCCTAAGTTAGAGTTTGATGATACAGAATTACTATCACCAGCACCGTTACAGA aggATGTTATGGTTGATGATTTTGTGTTGACTGAAG ggGAGGAGATCGAGCCAGCAGAAATAGTAAATCCATTGGAAGACGATTTTGAAGATCAGTTGAGAGAG GAACTGTCGGAAAGTATTGTAAACgttaaaaatatatgcgatTTTCTTGGAACTGACAAGCAGGGCAGacatatttttgcaatttatgcTTCACGATTTCCAGAGAAATCACAAATGGAAAAATTCATCTG TGATGTTATAAAAGAAATTGAACCATTTGTGGAAAATGATTACATTCTCGTCTACTTTCATCAAGGCCTAAGGAAGGATAGCAAACCTTCTGCGCAATTGCTGTGGAATTCATATACAGAATTGAATCGCAATTTTCGCAAGAATCTCAAAAATTTATACGTTGTGCATCCCACATTATTTATACGCTTTGTATGGAAATTTTTTAGTCCATTCATCAGCGACAAGTTTCGTCAAAAACTTGTATATATATCTAGTTTGGATGAATTACGCCAAGCATTGGGTCTATCAAAGATAAAAGTACCAGATAGTGTCTGTGATTTTGATGAACAGTTAAACCTTCGTGGTAGAAGCTATTCGGGCAGCTTTGGCTACGGCCACGGCAGTGGAAGCAGCAGCGCAGGAAGACAAATGGCCAATACAACACAATTTGGCGCACcacttaaatttattgtaaccAATAGTCCATGTTTAAACTCCATACCACCAATAGTACGCAAATGTGTGGACTCGCTTTCTATGACCGGTATGATCGACACAGAGGGCATATTTCGTCGGTCAGGCAATCATACCGAAATAATTGCATTAAAGGAACGTGTGAATCGTGGCGAAGACTTGGATTTGTCAAAAACCAATGTGCACGTAATTGCCGGCTTGTTAAAAAGTTTTCTACGCGATCTCAGCGAACCTTTACTCACTTTCGAGCTATACGATGACATTACGAGTTTCTTAG ATTGGCCAAAAGAGGAGCGATCACGTAATGTGACGCAGCTAATTAGAGAAAAGTTACCTGAAGAAAACTATGAGCTTTTCAAGTACTTAGTAGAGTTTCTAGTCCGC GTTATGGAATGTGAGGACCTAAACAAAATGACATCTTCGAATTTGGCTATTGTATTTGGTCCAAACTTTCTGTGGTCGAACAGGAATAACACCACCCTGGAGGATATCCGACCTATAAATGCGTTCATTGACTTTGTGCTGCAAAACCACAAAAACATTTATCTGATCGATGTCAACCAACGCCATACATCCATCGATTGA
- the LOC129240169 gene encoding solute carrier family 35 member C2: MTQPRYELLNSGSQQEDDSPNKLLGRTTFSGRYDEGDEENEEIELGTEHRIRYESDDEEDFYINGNLAVRASGRDSIHNESGGVLSSPTTIAQLAGSRILHMAVGTVATILLYLALSITLTFYQQKLIKKLKFPLTIVTYHLVLKLFLSAVVRAIYKSCAGKARVKIDLRTAWQKMAPTGIASGIDIGFSNWGLELVSISLYTMTKSSTIVFILIFAIMLGLEKKSLFLIFIVGLIAIGLFMFTYESAQFNALGFIFLLLASLSSGIRWSFAQFVMQKSKLGLHNPIDMIYYMQPWMIASLLPFLVTFEGQQLYDVLSNLSNTPNDVISLNMFYITLGAVLAFLMECSEFLVLSRTSGLTLSIAGIFKDICQLSLGVEINGDQLNLINVFGLIVCLAGICMHLLHKYLTFTKMEALNMDEEDGDLHFNETSISPVINGNSHESGGNSIAGGNVITAVLQKKHSSQTVPLLEQSDSDDSNNDNEQSASDVIFDVLKRRDMQR, translated from the exons ATGACACAGCCGCGTTATGAACTCCTTAACAGCGGTAGTCAACAGGAAGATGACAGCCCAAACAAGCTTTTAGGACGCACTACTTTCAGTGGACGTTACGATGAAGGGGACGAAGAAAATGAGGAAATCGAATTGGGCACAGAGCATCGCATACGATACGAGAGTGATGATGAAGAAGATTTCTATATAAATGGGAATTTAGCAGTCAGAGCCAGTGGACGGGATAGCATACACAATGAATCGGGAGGAGTATTGAGTTCGCCGACAACAATTGCACAACTGGCGGGTTCACGAATACTGCATATGGCAGTCGGAACAGTAGCCACTATACTACTTTATTTAGCGCTTTCTATAACGTTAACATTCTATCAGCAGAAGTTAATCAAG aaactGAAGTTCCCGCTGACCATCGTCACTTATCATTTGGTTCTGAAACTTTTCCTTTCTGCTGTCGTGCGTGCAATTTACAAATCATGCGCGGGCAAGGCACGAGTTAAAATAGACCTACGCACAGCATGGCAAAAAATGGCACCGACAGGTATTGCAAGTGGCATCGACATTGGCTTTTCAAATTGGGGCCTCGAACTGGTGTCTATATCTTTGTATACGATGACTAAATCATCAACCATTGTTTTTATACTAATATTTGCAATTATGCTTGGGCtagaaaaaaag agTTTATTCCTTATTTTTATCGTCGGCCTCATTGCAATAGGACTTTTTATGTTTACTTACGAATCAGCACAATTTAATGCACTCGGTTTCATATTTCTTCTGCTGGCATCGCTCAGCAGCGGCATTCGATGGAGTTTCGCGCAATTTGTtatgcaaaaatcaaaattaggaTTACACAATCCTATTGATATGATATATTATATGCAACCCTGGATGATAGCATCGCTGTTGCCATTCTTAGTAACTTTCGAAG GACAACAGCTTTACGATGTCTTAAGTAATTTATCCAATACACCCAACGATGTAATTTCACTTAATATGTTTTATATCACCCTTGGTGCTGTGCTGGCATTTCTAATGGAATGTAGCGAGTTTTTGGTACTTTCAAGAACATCTGGCTTAACACTTTCGATTGCCGGTATTTTTAAG gaTATTTGTCAACTGTCCCTAGGAGTGGAAATAAATGGAGATCAGCTGAACTTGATTAACGTATTCGGCTTAATTGTTTGCTTAGCTGGAATTTGCATGCATTTATTACACAAATATTTGACTTTTACCAAGATGGAAGCACTAAATATGGATGAAGAAGATGGTGACTTACATTTCAATGAGACTAGCATTAGCCCCGTTATAAATGGGAACAGTCATGAATCTGGTGGTAATTCTATTGCTGGTGGAAATGTAATAACCGCCGTTTTACAAAAGAAGCATAGCTCACAAACAGTACCATTGCTAGAACAAAGCGACTCCGACGATTCCAATAATGACAATGAGCAAAGCGCATCTGATGTTATATTTGATGTACTGAAACGACGTGATATGCAACGATAA
- the LOC129240168 gene encoding eukaryotic translation initiation factor 3 subunit L, translating to MFSGEDYGNADYYDDYAHTGDPQLDLEYERSYYASRMPDNVKYFLQNFCQAIKEGVLFDIQNMYENTFPQISDHHFDKSAWPDEQEVASIVDNDKVFLILYKELYYRHIHARIPGGPKLEQRINSFFNYCDFFNLIISSQNPVSLELPDIWLWELVDEFVYQFQNFAQYRARLTDKTQEEIQQLCINHSNVWSILCILNVLHSLVDISNIKKQLEAISQSNDPQAVAGEFGELSFYKMLGYFSLVGLLRVHSLLGDYYQAIKVLEPIEIHKKSQYSHIPACQISTSYYVGFAYMMMRRYADAIRTFSEILLYIQRTKQLYSTRSYQNDQINKQAEQMYHLLAICLVLHPQCIDESIQQVLREKNYHDAMFKMQCGDLEVFKSFFIFACPRFVSPCPPAADAPTEDYVKDPMEHQLMVFMDEVRQQKDLPTTRSYLKLYTTLPLIKLASFIDANASEDDVSKLLIRLLCFKHKMRNLVWTKGSSGIEGTFKSGSELDFYIDDDMIHIADTKVSHRYGDFFVRKIMKFNDLNRKLKNIHI from the exons atGTTCAGTGGTGAAGATTATGGAAATGCT GATTACTACGATGATTATGCTCATACAGGGGATCCGCAATTGGATTTGGAATATGAGCGTAGTTACTACGCCAGCCGAATGCCTGATAACGTGAAgtactttttacaaaatttttgtcaaGCCATTAAAGAAGGCGTACTGTTcgacatacaaaatatgtatgagAACACCTTTCCACAAATCAGTGATCATCATTTTGACAAGAGTGCTTGGCCTGACGAGCAAGAAGTAGCATCGATTGTTGATAATGACAAAGTTTTCCTGATTTTGTATAAAGAATTGTACTATCGCCATATACATGCACGTATCCCTGGTGGACCGAAATTGGAACAACGCATCAATTCGTTTTTTAACTATTGTGATTTCTTTAATCTAATTATTTCATCGCAAAATCCAGTCTCATTAGAATTGCCCGACATCTGGTTATGGGAACTGGTTGATGAGTTTGTTTATCAATTCCAAAATTTTGCTCAGTACAG aGCCCGGCTTACCGACAAAACTCAAGAAGAAATTCAACAGCTTTGCATTAATCACAGCAATGTCTGGAGTATACTTTGTATTTTGAATGTCCTTCACTCTCTTGTGGACATTTCCAACATCAAGAAGCAACTGGAAGCAATATCCCAGAGTAATGATCCTCAAGCCGTAGCCGGTGAATTTGGAGAGCTTTCCTTTTACAAAATGCTGGGTTATTTCTCATTGGTTGGCCTACTACGTGTACACTCTCTATTGGGAGATTATTATCAAGCCATTAAAGTGTTGGAACCAATTGAAATTCACAAAAAGTCGCAGTACTCGCATATACCCGCCTGCCAAATTTCAACATCGTATTACGTAGGATTCGCCTATATGATGATGCGTCGTTATGCTGATGCTATTCGCACCTTTTCTGAAATCCTGCTTTACATTCAACGCACTAAGCAGTTATACAGCACCCGCTCTTACCAGAACGATCAAATCAACAAGCAAGCTGAACAGATGTATCACTTGCTGGCAATCTGCCTAGTATTGCACCCGCAGTGCATTGATGAATCTATTCAACAAGTTTTGCGTGAGAAAAACTATCATGATGCTATGTTCAAAATGCAGTGTGGCGATTTGGAAGTATTCAAGTCATTCTTTATTTTCGCATGCCCACGATTTGTTAGTCCATGTCCACCCGCCGCCGATGCACCAACCGAGGATTACGTAAAAGACCCAATGGAACACCAACTGATGGTGTTTATGGATGAAGTACGTCAGCAAAAGGACTTGCCTACAACTCGTTCATATCTCAAGTTGTACACAACATTACCATTGATCAAATTAGCTTCATTTATCGATGCAAACGCAAGTGAAGACGACGTTTCAAAACTACTTATACGGCTGCTTTGTTTTAAGCATAAGATGCGTAACTTAGTTTGGACTAAAGGATCGAGTGGAATAGAGGGCACTTTCAAATCTGGCTCAGAA TTGGACTTCTATATTGATGATGACATGATTCATATTGCCGATACAAAAGTTTCTCACCGTTATGGCGATTTCTTTGTgcggaaaataatgaaattcaatGATCTTAACCGCAAATTAAAGAATATCCACATTTGA